CAACCAGATTCCCGCCTTTACATCAGATGACGAACGCTTCTGGGAAGCCTTTGCCCAACAAGCAGCCATCGCTTTAGCCAACGCCCGCCTCCTGGCCCAACGCCAATACGAATTACAAGAACGGCAAAAGGCCGAAATGGACGCCCTTCAGCAGCGCGCCGCAGCGGAAACGCTGCGTCAGGCGGCGGCCATCCTAAACTCTTCCCTTTCTTTAGACGTTGTGCTGGCGCGTATCTTGGAACAACTGCGCGTCGCCATTCCCTATGACAGCGCCTCGGTGCAGCAAAAGGAAGGCGACCAACTGGTTATTCGCGCGGCCAAAGGGTTCTCTGACGACCATGCCTTGATCAATATGAACTTTCCGATTACAGCCAATTTGCCCAATGCGCACGCCTTTCGTACTCTGGCGCCGCTGGCCGTTGAGGATATTCGCATCAGCTACCCGGCCTTTGTGGCCCAAGCCAAAGGGTATCAGGCCAACGGTGTCATCTCCTGGTTGGGCGTGCCCCTGGTCGTGGATGAGACGGTTCTGGGCATGATTACGATTGACCGCAACGAGAAACGGCCGTTTTCCGCCGAAGAAATCGCTCTGGTCGCTGCCTTTGCCGACCACGCCTCCATCGCGCTGCGCAACGCCCACCTGTACCATGAAATGGAAGGTTACACCGCCCGGCTGGAGCAGGCCGTCGCCAACCGCACGTCTGAATTGCAGCGCACCACCGACGAGGTACAGGCCATTCTCAACAACAGCCCGGACGCCATCTTGCTGCTCAGTACCGACTATACCATCGAGCGTGTCAATCGGGCCTTTGAAACCTTGTTCAACTATCGCTCTGAAGAAGTCTTGGGTAGGCAGCCCTTCTCCCTGGCGGCGGATGCGGCGGCGGCCCCGTTCAGAGACATCTGCCAAAAGACCCTGGAAACCGGCCAACCACAGCGCCTGGAGATCATCGCCCGGCGCAAAGATGGCCGCCAGGTTGAAGTAACCGCCGCCCTGGCGCCCGTTTTTGAGCATACAAAGATCACGGCCGTTGTATGCAGTCTGCACGACATTAGCGCCTACAAAGAAATCGAACGCCTGAAAGATGATTTTGTCTCCAATGTCTCACACGAACTACGCACGCCCATCGCCAACCTGAAATTGCACCACGACCTCATCAAACTCAACCCTGTCAAACAAGATATTTATCTGGAGCGTCAGGAACGGGAGATTGAGCGGCTGAACATCATCATCGAATCCCTGCTGCGCCTGTCGCGTCTGGACCAGGGGCGGGTGGAAGTCAATTTAACGGCCGTCAACCTCATGGACCTGGCTCAAGATTACGTGCAAGACCGGCTGTCTCAGGCCGAAAGCCTCGGCTTAACGCTGCGGTGGATTGGCGACACCCAGATACCGACGGCCAAAGCGGACGGCCGTCTCTTGGGTCAGGTCATAGGAATCCTGCTCACCAACGCCCTCAACTACACACCCGCCGGTGGGCAAATCACGCTGCGCGGCCATACACGCCAACAGGCCCATCGGTCGTGGGTGGGTCTAAGCATTCAGGACACCGGCCCTGGTATTCCGTCGGAAGAGCAAACGCTCGTTTTCAGCCGCTTTTTCCGCGGCCAGGTCGGCCGCGCTTCCGGCGCGCCCGGAACCGGCCTGGGATTGGCGATTGCCAAAGAAATCATCACCCTCCAGCAGGGGGAAATCGAGTTGCTCCCTTCCGTCGCCGGGCAGGGAAGCACATTTATCATCTGGCTGCCGGTGATGGCGCTGTAGGGACGTACCCTCATCGCCACCCTCCGGCGCGGGGACAAGCCCCACCCCTCTATCTCTTCTCAAGGAGTTAAACCACATGAAAATCGGCGTCGTCTTTCCGCAACTAGAGTTTGGCAGCGATCCGAGTGCTATCCGCGAGTATGCCCAGATGGCCGAAGCGCTGGGCTATAACCACGTCCTGGCTTACGACCACATCCTGGGCGCAAATCCAGATCGGCCCGGCGGCTGGCAGGGACCCTACACCTACCAAAACAGCTTCCATGAGCCATTTTTGCTGTTCAGCTACATGGCTGCCCTCACCAATCACCTGGAATTTGTCACCGGCATCCTCATTTTGCCGCAGCGAGAAACGGTGTTGGTGGCTAAACAGGCGGCGGAACTGGATGTGCTGAGCAACGGCCGTTTCCGTTTGGGCATTGGCAATGGCTGGAACAAGGTCGAATTCACCGCCATGAACCAAGACTTCCACACACGCGGGGGGCGCATAGAAGAGCAAGTAGATGTACTGCGCCGTCTGTGGACCCAAGAACTGGTCACATACAAAGGACGCTGGCACGACATCCCCGACGCCGGCATCAATCCCCTGCCGGTGCAGCGCCCCATCCCTCTCTGGTTTGGCGGCCACGCCGATGCCGTGTTAGAGCGCATCGCCCGTTTAGGCGATGGCTGGTTCCCCAACTACCGCACGGCCGCAGACGCCCGGTCGGCGCTGGATACATTGGCCGGCTACCTGCAAGCCAACGGCCGTGCCCCATCCTCCCTCGGCATTGAAGCCCGCCTGTCCTACGGCAACGGCCGTGCCGACCTATGGCAGCCCATCATCGCCGATTGGCAGGCCGCCGGCGCCACCCACCTGAGCCTCAATACCATGTCCCTGGGATTCGACACCCCGCAGAAACACCTGGCGGCGATGACAGAGTTTGCGAGGGCTGTGTCTGACAGGCTGGCAAGGTGACGGTCTGACAAGGTGGCAAAGTCGCACATTATGTTCGTTGGCAGCGACCGGACACCGAACACTAACAACCAAAGAGGAACCATGAAACGCGAACTATTTAACGGCGAACACACGATGTTTCGGCAGGCGGTGCGGCAGTTTATCGCCCAGGAAGTAACACCCTACCACGCCGATTGGGAAACCGCCGGACAGGTCCCCCGCGACATCTGGCGCAAGGCTGGCGACGCTGGTTTTCTGTGCATGGCCGTGCCGGAAGCCTACGGTGGTCTTAGCGAACCAGACTTCCGCTACAACCTGATCCTGACCGAAGAGTTCATGGCCGCGCTGGCAACCGGACCCGGTTTTTCGCTGCAAACCGACGTTGTTGCGCCCTACTTGTTGAATTATGCCAACGAGGAACAAAAACAGCGCTGGCTGCCGGGCATGGTGCGCGGCGAAACCATCACCGCCATCGCCATGACTGAACCCAACGCCGGCAGTGACCTGGCCGGCATTCAGACAACGGCCGTGCCCCACGGCGACCATTACCTGCTCAACGGCCAAAAAACCTTCATCACCAACGGCATCCTCAACGATCTGGTCATCGTCGCCGCCAAGACAGACCCTACCAGCCGCCACGCCGGCCTGACACTGCTGGTTGTGGAACGCGACATGGCCGGCTATACCCGCGGCCGCAACCTGGACAAAATGGGCTGGCACGCGCAAG
This DNA window, taken from Candidatus Leptovillus gracilis, encodes the following:
- a CDS encoding LLM class F420-dependent oxidoreductase, with the translated sequence MKIGVVFPQLEFGSDPSAIREYAQMAEALGYNHVLAYDHILGANPDRPGGWQGPYTYQNSFHEPFLLFSYMAALTNHLEFVTGILILPQRETVLVAKQAAELDVLSNGRFRLGIGNGWNKVEFTAMNQDFHTRGGRIEEQVDVLRRLWTQELVTYKGRWHDIPDAGINPLPVQRPIPLWFGGHADAVLERIARLGDGWFPNYRTAADARSALDTLAGYLQANGRAPSSLGIEARLSYGNGRADLWQPIIADWQAAGATHLSLNTMSLGFDTPQKHLAAMTEFARAVSDRLAR
- a CDS encoding PAS domain S-box protein; the protein is MAKKSILDAHLFNSYLEDVDDWIFSLDENGRFSNVNKKVCHDMGLEKSSIIGKQPMDFLEVEDKARIAATLDEISHNKSVDFAEVKVPGPDGRLFWLEVRGRILSRNNQVYGSIHIARDITERKQAAMTQQKLNREITLLYEASKRLGQSLNFPMIYQAIDEVITAVYDCSFLLLYRLDPTNRELICVHARQNGRPLDHTPVPLAMLGSQDEMRHGQSVYQEFVQLIRGETAVAAALPLPNLWPPNPQPPQAALLLPLKVGAEISGFIQAYLNQIPAFTSDDERFWEAFAQQAAIALANARLLAQRQYELQERQKAEMDALQQRAAAETLRQAAAILNSSLSLDVVLARILEQLRVAIPYDSASVQQKEGDQLVIRAAKGFSDDHALINMNFPITANLPNAHAFRTLAPLAVEDIRISYPAFVAQAKGYQANGVISWLGVPLVVDETVLGMITIDRNEKRPFSAEEIALVAAFADHASIALRNAHLYHEMEGYTARLEQAVANRTSELQRTTDEVQAILNNSPDAILLLSTDYTIERVNRAFETLFNYRSEEVLGRQPFSLAADAAAAPFRDICQKTLETGQPQRLEIIARRKDGRQVEVTAALAPVFEHTKITAVVCSLHDISAYKEIERLKDDFVSNVSHELRTPIANLKLHHDLIKLNPVKQDIYLERQEREIERLNIIIESLLRLSRLDQGRVEVNLTAVNLMDLAQDYVQDRLSQAESLGLTLRWIGDTQIPTAKADGRLLGQVIGILLTNALNYTPAGGQITLRGHTRQQAHRSWVGLSIQDTGPGIPSEEQTLVFSRFFRGQVGRASGAPGTGLGLAIAKEIITLQQGEIELLPSVAGQGSTFIIWLPVMAL
- a CDS encoding acyl-CoA dehydrogenase family protein, which codes for MKRELFNGEHTMFRQAVRQFIAQEVTPYHADWETAGQVPRDIWRKAGDAGFLCMAVPEAYGGLSEPDFRYNLILTEEFMAALATGPGFSLQTDVVAPYLLNYANEEQKQRWLPGMVRGETITAIAMTEPNAGSDLAGIQTTAVPHGDHYLLNGQKTFITNGILNDLVIVAAKTDPTSRHAGLTLLVVERDMAGYTRGRNLDKMGWHAQDTAELFFQDVRVPVTNRLGEEGAGFIYLVQNLPQERLSIAAAAVAQAQAALDLTARYCQERTAFGRPIGKFQNSRFKLAEMKTELEIAWVFLDRCVLAHNAGELTAVDAAMAKWWTTELNKRVIDQCLQLHGGYGYMKEYPIAWLYTEMRWQTIGGGSTEIMKDLIGRAMGF